CACCCTCTCCCGGGGGAACCGGCAGAAGCTCGCCGTCATCCTGGCTGTGATGTCCCGGCCGCGGCTGCTGGTCCTGGATGAACCCACCAGCGGGATCGACCCCTTGGTCCAGCAGGTCTTTCACGCCATCTTGCTCGAACACACCGCCGACGGCGGCTCTGCGCTGTTCTCCTCCCACGTGCTGGGCGAGGTGGAGCGCGTCGCCGACCGGATCGGCGTCGTGCGCCGGGGAAAGCTCGTCGCGGTGGAGCGGCTGCGGGACCTCGCTGCACGGTCCCTGCACCAGGTGCGGGCCCGCTTCGCCGAGGAGGTGGCCCCGCCCGACTTCGCCGGGATCCCCGGCCTGCGGGATGTGGTGGTCGACGGGCGCGCGTTCAGCTGCAGTGCCCCGCAATCGGCCCTGGACGCCTTGCTGAAACGTGTCAGTGCGCGGCAGGTGGAGGACTTCGAGTGCGCCGAGGCCCCGCTGGAGGACACGTTCCTGAGCTATTACGGCACGGACCGCAACGGCGGCGCGGACGCCGGGGTCCCGGCAGGGGCCCGAGGCCGAGATGCTGCTTAGTGTCCTGGCGAAGACGCTCCGGGACCAGGGCCGGAGCCTGCTGGCATGGTCCGTTTCCCTGGTCCTGCTGGTGGCCATGTACGCGGCCGTGTGGCCCGCCGTCCGCGACCAGCCCTCGATGGGTGACTTCATCGAC
The nucleotide sequence above comes from Arthrobacter sp. KBS0702. Encoded proteins:
- a CDS encoding ABC transporter ATP-binding protein, whose protein sequence is MCAEALVRLDGLSKRFGKSTALDGVSLTIEAGEVFGYLGPNGAGKTTTIRLIMGMLRPTSGTAKVLGLDTWQQSVQVHRLVGYVPGEPALYDRLTGHQHVAYCSHLRHRDDAKRAAQLADRLGLDLDRPARTLSRGNRQKLAVILAVMSRPRLLVLDEPTSGIDPLVQQVFHAILLEHTADGGSALFSSHVLGEVERVADRIGVVRRGKLVAVERLRDLAARSLHQVRARFAEEVAPPDFAGIPGLRDVVVDGRAFSCSAPQSALDALLKRVSARQVEDFECAEAPLEDTFLSYYGTDRNGGADAGVPAGARGRDAA